The DNA sequence ATTTCCATTGTATCAATTCCTTGGAACatgatttatgaactgatacataaAATGACCCCTGATTCAAAACTTAGAGTGTTTCATTTGTAATTATTATacaacattctctcaaccaatagaatgttatatatatgggggatacaaccatcccagctctgcagattttgctgtgaggaggtAGAGTCATTAGATCACTTATTTTggtaaatccctgctgcagtgtgtgcaaacctggtcaagaactacaggaaacgtatgatctctgtaattgcaaacaaaggtttctgtaccaaattttaagttctgcttttctgatgtatcaaatacttatgtcatgcaataaaatgcaaattaattacttaaaaatcatacaatgtgattttctggatttttgttttagattccgtcaggGGCAAAATAATACATAaagaaaatataataaaaatatatatatgagggattggaaatgatgcagacaattacactgATAGAAGCCactatctatctgcaatattaaatatGATCTACCCTCTAAAacaatatgtatatataaataacaaATGCTAAATCATAGTACatactctgctgttctattgttcAGGTAATCATGTGGAACGATGTCCGATCATAATTTTTGTTCTTTGTTGTTTGAATTAACGTCTGTGTTTTAATATCGCAAActgacgtggcagtttcacctctATGGATTCCAACTTTAAGGTCAGGGTCAAAAGGAGAAATGAACTGGGTAATGGATAGACAGGTTGAGATATGACTAGAGGAGGGGTGTAATCTGAGGAGGAGGAAATAGAAGGTTCCTAGGAATatctgttctgtagaactctgatAGGTGAATGGAGGAGAGATACAGTTCCTAGGAATAAGTATTGTTTAGAACTCTGAATGGAGGAGAGATACAGTTCCTAGGAATATGTATTGTGTAGTACTCTGAATGGAGGAGAGATACAGTTCCTAGGAATATGTATTCTGTAGAACTCTGATAGGTGAATTTTTTGCCAACTTAACTGGAGAAAATGTATAAAAGAGACACTCAGCTCTTCGATGtgacactttctcccagagaagacactttcacccagagaagacactttcacccagagaagacactttctcccagagaagacactttctcccagagaagacactttctcccagagaagacacattctaccagagaagacactttctcccagagaagacacattctcccagagaagacactttctcccagagaagacactttctcccagagaagacacgttctcccagagaagacacattctcccagagaagacacattctcccagagaagacacattctcccagagaagacacattctcccagagaagacacattctcccagagaagacactttctcccagagaagacacattctcccagagaagacacattctcccagagaagacacattctcccagagaagacacattctcccagagaagacacgtTCACCCAGAGAAGACACTCCAGAACAGAGGAAGAACTCAACATCGCAGGTAAAGAAATGACTTCCAATGAAGGGTTCTGATGTGTATATGAGTATGTCTGTGTTACTATAAAGGGTGGTGGTGGGATACATGGGTTTCACTTGTTCCACTAACACCATAACACCTGATTCAGATGATCAAAGAATCAGTCTTCAATGTGGATCAGAATTGATGTAAGACGAAAACAAATTCATGACTAATGAAGTCCTCTAGGGGGCAGTGTTACCACTCCTGATGTGTGATAATGTCTTTTAGTGTTGTTTTTTCAGTTAACCAATTCATTTATATATGTTTATAATGAATCATTTGACTCAGACGAGACCAAATGTCTGTTTTAGTATCTGTTTAGGGTGTTTTTGTGCATCCTTGAAGTCATAATTTTATCAAGCCCTGTTTCCCCTTTAGGACACCTGTAGAAAATACTTAGTAAAGCTGGTCGCTGATTCCTTCATATGTTATACTTATCAGATGTCCTGGTCTTTGGTGTATTTAGTGTGTCATTTCATGCTTCATATGATGTGTTGACCAATGTCACTCTGTATTCTCACTTTACAGACACTTGTCTCCAACGACACAAAATGGcttctaaatacatcacagaaATTGCAATCTCCACTAGCCCTGAAAAGGAGAAAGAGCTTCATGGCCAAGGCTATCAAAAGACAAATGTCAACCTCAACCAAGGCAATTCATCCACCACTAAAGTTTACATCTGGTTCAGAAATGGCAGTGGTGAACCCATCACCAGAGTCCAGTTTTCATTCACTGATAAAATGAAAGAGGACCTGAAAAAAGCAGGGTTCACTGAGCTCCCAGCAAACCTCAACTCTGGAACACACGGAGACGTCATCCAGCTGTGGTACCATAGTGGTGCAAGCCCTAAGTACGACATTCCCATTGAAGATCTCTTCCTCACCACTGATGAGAACAAAGAGGCCGCTCAATTCAAGCTCGGCTGGGAAAGGCTACCTTGCAATCTGAACCGCGGTAACCCAGGAGATTTCATCACCCTCTGGttgaagagaaagagtgagaccTACATCTGTGACGTTGCTGCCACCACCTCAGTTCAACAACACATGAACCTTTTCAAAGAGGGCTACATCCGGATGGATGAAGATCTCAACAGAGGTTCTGGAGGAAACCCCATCTTCCTCTGGTACCGTCAATCCACTGAAATGGGCGGCGGGATCACCGGGATGGATGCATCCATCAACCATGCACAGGATTCCATCCTACAGAACGCTGGTTTCACCGTGGTGAATGTTAACCTCAATGATGGAACAAGCGGTCAGCCAGTGATGGTCTGGTTCAAGAAAGTTGGATCTCTCCCGATCAAGGCCTTGACCGTTACATCCAACAACAAGGATGTTTGTCCTTATAAGGAGGCCGGCTTGATCCTCATCGATAAAAATCTGAATACTGGCAACAATGGTATGCCCCTCTACCTCTGGTATGGCAAATAAAACCCTGAGTTGGAGAGGCAGAATCAGCCCAAAATTGTGCCAGATATTAGCTTTTGCATGGCAATTTATCTGTttaatttttaaatatttttctgACACAATGTTAGCTTTTATGTCATAAAGTCACTGTCAGAGATCATTTAGAAAGTTTTCTTTAATGTTGTTTTCAATCAATTAACAATAGAATTATAGAAATTATATTTTAGCAGCAGGTTTAATTCTTCTGAATATACCAAGGGGTTGTAAGGTTTTATGTAGCATTGTGTTAGTCAGATATTATTTTGAAAAACCTGAGCAAAGTAATACAATTAAAATGATTCCTGTGTAACACTGATCATTATGTTAATCAATAAAGAAAGCATATCAAATGAGAACATTGTACCTTTTAATTCATTGAATGCTTGACCTTATCACAAAGGCCTGATAACACCTACTGTACATTATCATTTATATTATAATGACCAGGAATGGGAGAGTACAAAGCTCACAGATGCACATTAAGGTGGATAATGTAAGAATCTGATAACACCTACTGTACAttaccatgtctattataatgacCAGGAATGGGAGAGGACAAAGCTCACAGATGCACATTAAGGTGGATAATGTAAGAATCTGATAAATAACATTCCTAAAGCTTTGTTTCACTGATAACTCACATTTGACAACGTCTGGGTGCCTTGCAGATTGTAGGATATGTTTCCTTTGACTTGATCATCAAGTAGTTACAGCtatcactgcgatgcagtgccttagaccacggcaccactcgggagccccgtaACAGTATTCTCTCTTGATCGGAGATCCTTGAGTTTCCCAGCCGCCTGTCTAGGCTTTATGCCTGAGCCCGAAATCAACAAAGATAGAAATAATGTCATTGTTTTCAAATATGTATTATTGTCACTGACAGTTCAACTTAGCAACTCTAAATAGACACTTTTTAACTATACATGTCACAATTCCAAACCTAACAAAGCACAAACAGTCTATTTTCCGGCAATTTATCCGCTCCTTTTACCAGCATTGCTTTGCGTAGACTCCAGAAATATAGAATTGCTTTCTAATTTAAAGCTGTTGACTGCTGTGACGCTCGCGGCCAGTCTGTTGTCTGTCATTCACTACCGTGCATTGTAATTCCAGTTTGTACACGCTCATTCACGTTTGGTTTGATTTGGCCTGAAGACTCACTGCTGGAGATGAGAGGTAAACCCTTTAACTTTAACGTATGGGGTTACATATGTCTGGAAATACGTTTTGGTCAACGTCCCTTTACAGTTGGCTTTTTTCATGCAGctgttgtgaatgttgtatttTTGTTATAAGAAAGCGCTCCAAGGATCCAAGAGAAAAATCGCCAGTGGTCAAGGCTCCAATTCCAGAATGTCCTTgccaatgaatgaatgaatctaTGAGCTAAAACACCATGTTTCCTGGTATCGGTGACCACACAGTGGCTATAATCCTACAGGTGATTTAAAGTATTATGATGACAGTAACGTGTGTGTTGTAGGCCTGTTCTCAGCCATTTACCTTGATCTTCATGGTGCTGCGATCTCTTTCTGCCTGTGGTCACCGATACCAGGGAacatggtggtaccaccagacaggacattGTTGGCGTACAGGTCCTCCGTATGTGGTCACCGTTATCAGGGGacatggtggtaccaccagacaggacattGTTGGCGTACAGGTCCTCCGTATGTGGTCACCGTTATCAGGGGacatggtggtaccaccagacaggacattATTGGCGTACAGGTCCTCCGTATGTGGTTACCGATACCAGGGAacatggtggtaccaccagacaggacattGTTGGGGTACAGGTCCTCCGTATGTGGTTACCGATACCAGGGGATATGgtggtaccaccagacaggacattGTTGGCGTACAGGTCCTCCGTATGTGGTTACCGATACCAGGGGacatggtggtaccaccagaTAGGACATTGTTGGTGTACAGGTCCTTACGGATGTCAATGTCACACTTCATGACGAACTCCATAACTTGCAGGGGGCGGCACAGCAGTTAGATCAGTGACAATAAACAAACTCCATAACCTGCACAGCAATTAACATGCCGTATCAACACTGTTTCAAGTTATCCCTAATAACACATGTATTTAACCAGAATCtccagtggcacagctagcactgcgatgcagtgccttagaccactgcgccacacggGAGCCCCGTAACAGTATTCTCTCTTGAACGGAGTTCCTCGAGTTTCCCTGCCGCCTGGCTAGGCTATATTCCACAGAGGGCAGAGTATCTGACGGTTTTCATCTGCAATGAAAGGTAGCAGAGCtaaagcagtgtttgtcagaccaggaaatATCCCAGAAATCGGTCTTCTGACGAAAacttctgtagcgtccgaacggccTACAAACTTATGACAACTctgtggaaagaggagactctgacAAATACGATGGTGGTCTCTGTTTGTCTTTACAACCCCTACCAGTTTCAGGGGAtttgtgccaacttctgtttgtggCGTCCAAACCGTCTGGTTTACAaactaattacatttacatttaagtcatttagcagacgctcttatccagagcgacttacaaattggtgcattcaccttatgatatccagtggaacaaccactaaTGTGtccccactgtggaaagggggtattctagttttgctctatgacccccacaagtgtcaaggGCCTCGTCTGAACGTCATACAAACTTACAGAAGTATGGAGGCACCATCAGTAGAGATGGCGCCGACGGAGATGGTGGCCTCGCgactagctcttaggaaactttgcagtatttttgttgttgttgatgtattctattttacattattagctcaggaaatgctttgtgtcattacatacaaccgggaagaactattggatatcagagcggcggtaactcaccagaactaccagcattacgaccaggaatacgacacgGAAGCAGATCCTTGGTTCGCTCTCACCAAAGCAAttcaactgattccagaggccctAAAataacttcatttgactctatataaactggaaaccacatatcctgaggctgcatttattgtagctggggattttaacaaagcaaatatgGTACTAGGCTGCTGAAGTTCTctcaacatattgactgtagtacttgCGCAGCTAAAACACTTGATCACTGTTATTCAAACTTCTGGAatgcttacaaggccctcccccgccctccttttggcaaatctgaccacaactctattttgctcctcccttccgaTAGGccgaaactcaaacaggaagcaaCTGTGCTTAGGACTAATCAACACTtcaggattgttttgatcacagatATTTTATATCAAAATTGTCCTTAGTCCTTAGTTAGAAGGCAGCTAAAGGCCTACttccaagaaaacaacatctGAAATGGAATCAGGTtttaggtctggccacagcactgtttcagcaacattgaaggttttaaatgacatccactgtgctcttgacaaggtgttacattgtgtgtctgtctttattgatttgtcgaaggcttttgacacagtggaccatgctgtgttagtgcaaaggttaaaatgttgtggaattactggtcatgctctagattggtttatTAATTACCTATCAAATCGTACGCAATGTGTCATGGCGGATGGTTGTAAATCTGAGTCCATAGAGTTGTGCTCAGGTGTTCCAcaaggttctattttgggcccactgtcccgtgtggctcagttggtagagcatggcgcttgcaacgccagggttgtgggttcattccccacggggggaccaggatgaatatgtatgaactttccaatttgtaagtcgctctggataagagcgtctgctaaaatgacttaaaaatgttccttttgtatatcaacaacattggggatcttattgaaacagcAGATGTTCATTTTAatgcagatgatactgttctttattcaagtggtagtagtttatctttagtagtttatctttagtagtttatctttagcttttgaaaatgcccaaagagcgtttaacatcatacaacagaatctgtaCGATTTAAAGCTGGTTCTAAATTTGGGTAAAAGAAAATGCATGGTCTTCtcaaatgccaggcatgttactCATCATGTCATTGCTACGTTGACTGGACTGtagagcaagttaaagtgtataaatatttgggtgtgtgggtggatgataagctgagcttcactgtgcatgtagagaacttgataaggaagctcaagctgagaataggtttttattaccggcataaggcttgATTTTCTTtggaggccaggaaggagctggtacgatgtacattactggAGGTTATAGGAAGCCAGGCCCACTCACTaggaggccaggaaggagctggtacgatgtacattactggAGGTTAtagattttagtgatgttatatatatgcaggcctcaaccactaccctgagagcacttgattcagtgtatcatgcagccctcagccactaccctgagagcacttgattcagtgtatcatgcagccctcagccactaccctgacagcacttgattcagtgtatcatgcagccctcagccactaccctgacagcacttgattcagtgtatcatgcagccctcagccactaccctgacagcacttgattcagtgtatcatgcagccctcagccactaccctgaaagcacttgattcagtgtatcatgcagccctcagccactaccctgacagcacttgattcagtgtatcatgcagcccccagccactaccctgacagcacttgattcagtgtatcatgcagccctcagccactaccctgacagcacttgattcagtgtatcatgcagccctcagccactaccctgacagcacttgattcagtgtatcatgcagccctcagccactaccctgacagcacttgattcagtgtatcatgcagccctcagccactaccctgacagcacttgattcagtgtatcatgcagccctcagccactaccctgaaagcacttgattcagtgtatcatgcagccctcagccactaccctgacagcacttgattcagtgtatcatgcagccctcagccactaccctgagagcacttgattcagtgtatcatgcagccctcagccactaccctgacagcacttgattcagtgtatcatgcagccctcagccactaccctgacagcacttgattcagtgtatcatgcagccctcagccactaccctgacagcacttgattcagtgtatcatgcagccctcagccactaccctgacagcacttgattcagtgtatcatgcagccctcagccactaccctgacagcacttgattcagtgtatcatgcagccctcagccactaccctgacagcacttgattcagtgtatcatgcagccctcagccactaccctgagagcacttgattcagtgtatcatgcagccctcagccactaccctgagagcacttgattcagtgtatcatgcagccctcagccactaccctgagagcacttgattcagtgtatcatgcagccctcagccactaccctgacagcacttgattcagtgtatcatgcaggccTCAACCACTACCCTGACAGCACTTGATtccgtgtatcatgcagccctcagccactaccctgaaaGCACTTGATtccgtgtatcatgcagccctcagccactaccctgaaaGCACTTGATtccgtgtatcatgcagccctcagccactaccctgaaaGCACTTGATtccgtgtatcatgcagccctcaggttcattacaaatcaAAAACGTCTAgcacatcattgtgatctctactgcgctgttggctggtcgtcattgaccttgcgtaggcttaaacactggcATACACTGttttataaggccatattgggtaaaatgccattttatctctgttcttttttaatcaggtcggtaaataaatataaattacgGTCCCATCCTCATTTGCTTCTAACAATACCAagaattagaacaggtcatggtagaaatagttttagttactcagctccgtggtcctggaattctctcctgaacattttaacatGTGATGATCTAATTTCGTTGGTTGAGTTTAAACACgtgatcgatgtatatatcattAAAGAGAGTCTTTAGGACAGGTGTTTTTTAGTCAAGAATTTAGTGTTTTTTAacgtaatatgtaattgttgttctgtatgtgtgttttgtttaatgttgtgttagtgtatgtaagttgctTTGTCTGAAACATTGTTCcctctgctgctattggaccaggtctctcttggaaaagagatgttttctcaatgagaaaaacctggataaataaaggtcaaattatAAATGTTTTAAACCAAGACAGTTAAGAAtaaatttgtatttacaatgacagtctagcccggccaacgctgggccaattgtgcaccgccctacgggactgccaatcacagctggatgtaacacagcctggattcaaaccaggaactctagtgatgcctcttgcactgatatgcagtgccttagaccgctgcgccactcgggagcttgaGATAAATAATTTAGATGAATATACTAAAACAGTTTCTGAGTTTATTAGGAAGTGTATGGGAGATGtcatacccactgtgactattaaaacccgCCCTAACCAGAAACCTTGGACATAGGCGCGAAACTGAACGCGAGAACagccgcatttaaccatggcaaggtgactgggaatatggacgCGGCCAGGGCAACCGACGcggcccactaccaaggactgtggttctctcctccgtggccgacgtgagtaaaacatttaaaatgttaacccttgcaaagctgccggcccagacagaaTCCCTAGCcgagtcctcagagcatgcacaaaccaactggctggtgtgtttacggacatattcaatcgctccctatcccagtctgctgtctccGCATGCTTCacgatggccaccattgttcctgtacacaagaaagcaaagataactgaacaaaatgactattgccacgtagcactcacctctgtcatcatgaagtgctttgagaggctagttaatcTAGGATAAAATCacttccaccttacctgacaccctagcaGTCCTTCTCAAATTGTGGGGCGCGCCCCCCTGGGGGTGCTCGGAGTGATGCGTGTGACTCCGGGGAACTTTTTTTTGCCGCAGGGAGTAGTTTTTTTTTGCACCGAACAAGagcacacagcacagagcaggagatatgaagtgcagataacaaacccttaagagacaccatggaaaaatatttaacagggatgtgaagaaaggcggagagagacggagataatgAGACAAACGTAAGTCTCCCGAAAGCTAAGACGAGGAAATATGACGACGCGAATGTAGCGCTTGGCTTCACTGTGAGGTGAGGACTCTggaagtgtggtgtcaggaaaagaacctctccctcaacatcaacaaaacaaaggagatgatcgtggacttcaggaaacagcagagggtgcacccccgtATCCACATCAACGGACAAACGGGACcacatcaccgacaaactgaaatggtccacccacacagacagtgtggtgaagaaggcgcagcagcgcctcttcaacctcaggggaCTAAagaatttggcttggcacctaaaaccctcataaacttttacagatgcacaattgagagcatcctgtatcACCGCCTTGTACGGCAACTGCACAGCccgcaaccacaaggctctccagagggtggtgctgtgtgcccaacgcatcaccgggtgcataCTGCACGCCCTCCAGGACAACACAGCACACGTTGTTACAGGAAGGCCAAACAAATCATCacggacatcaaccacccgagccacttcctgttcacctcgctatcatccagacggcgaggtcagtaaaggtgtactgggggtactggagttgggctgttggggtactggaggactggagttgggctgtaaaggtcagtaaaggtgcatcaaagctggaaccgagagactgaaaaacagcttctattccaaggccatcagactgttaaacagccatcactagcacattagaggctgctgcctataggcatagactagaaaaCACTGGACATTTTAAGAAATGGAAcactaatcactttaataatgttttcatatctggcattactcatctcatatgtatatatactgtattctatactattctactgtatctcagTCCATGCTG is a window from the Salvelinus alpinus unplaced genomic scaffold, SLU_Salpinus.1 scaffold_56, whole genome shotgun sequence genome containing:
- the LOC139567152 gene encoding uncharacterized protein, translated to MYKRDTQLFDVTLSPREDTFTQRRHFHPEKTLSPREDTFSQRRHFLPEKTHSTREDTFSQRRHILPEKTLSPREDTFSQRRHVLPEKTHSPREDTFSQRRHILPEKTHSPREDTFSQRRHFLPEKTHSPREDTFSQRRHILPEKTHSPREDTFTQRRHSRTEEELNIADTCLQRHKMASKYITEIAISTSPEKEKELHGQGYQKTNVNLNQGNSSTTKVYIWFRNGSGEPITRVQFSFTDKMKEDLKKAGFTELPANLNSGTHGDVIQLWYHSGASPKYDIPIEDLFLTTDENKEAAQFKLGWERLPCNLNRGNPGDFITLWLKRKSETYICDVAATTSVQQHMNLFKEGYIRMDEDLNRGSGGNPIFLWYRQSTEMGGGITGMDASINHAQDSILQNAGFTVVNVNLNDGTSGQPVMVWFKKVGSLPIKALTVTSNNKDVCPYKEAGLILIDKNLNTGNNGMPLYLWYGK